A window of the Gossypium hirsutum isolate 1008001.06 chromosome A05, Gossypium_hirsutum_v2.1, whole genome shotgun sequence genome harbors these coding sequences:
- the LOC107960086 gene encoding F-box protein At2g39490 isoform X2 — protein MYVTERTSTIGEKIGTKSKIKKKNRERKQDRSAMEQLNSEPQDHISCFPDDILFRIISFLPFESAVHTTFLSKQWKDLWKKNLILNTTMEDIVVTILNLVYDFSELHPSKNKWGLQFNLVQDRLLFVSITPNRTLHLDFSPAEQEFPASFDWLLPLRLPSAYKPDEMIMKLNPPLSLYAQIKIKTLYLISVSHLSSKAVTCLVSNLPFLESLIIEKCNGVQSLVVQDAGVLQKLIVLDCPQLQTLSFQGPHLGCFQYRGNLVSFRLKGCCGCSDIDIYSQYTCECGIYLEDVMLDLRQGLLTQWTWDFETNTDHPYFPSQGSYHCGCTTKDKCFKSILRTIDWVTSLTICRWFFEKTICKNLISSSKGPESYFSQLKDLWWIDCSMTRHNIDVLLCFLKLCPNVERLYVTWLMKTCRWILNVII, from the exons ATGTATGTAACTGAAAGAACCTCTACAATTGGAGAAAAAATAGGGACCAAAAGCAAGATTAAGAAGAAGAATCGAGAGAGAAAACAGGATCGCTCTGCAATGGAACAACT GAACTCTGAACCTCAAGATCACATCAGTTGTTTTCCGGATGACATTCTTTTCCGAATCATTAGCTTCCTCCCTTTTGAATCAGCTGTACACACCACTTTCCTTTCGAAACAATGGAAAGACCTTTGGAAAAAGAATTTGATACTTAATACAACCATGGAAGATATTGTTGTTACTATACTCAATCTTGTTTATGATTTTTCTGAACTTCATCCATCAAAAAACAAGTGGGGATTACAATTTAACCTTGTCCAAGATAGGCTTCTCTTTGTTTCCATTACACCTAATAGAACACTTCATCTTGATTTCTCCCCTGCTGAACAAGAATTTCCAGCTTCATTTGATTGGCTTTTGCCATTGAGACTTCCATCAGCTTATAAGCCTGATGAGATGATAATGAAGTTAAATCCCCCATTGTCTTTATATgcacaaatcaaaataaaaacccTTTATCTAATTTCAGTAAGCCATCTCTCTAGCAAAGCAGTTACTTGTCTGGTGTCAAATCTCCCATTTCTTGAGAGCTTGATCATTGAAAAGTGTAATGGAGTACAATCGTTAGTTGTACAAGATGCTGGTGTTCTTCAGAAGTTAATAGTCTTGGACTGCCCCCAATTACAAACTCTTAGTTTTCAGGGTCCTCATTTAGGGTGCTTCCAATATAGAGGCAACTTAGTCTCCTTTCGGTTGAAAGGATGCTGCGGATGCTCTGACATTGACATATATTCTCAGTATACATGCGAATGTGGAATATACCTGGAAGATGTCATGCTTGATCTCAGACAAGGTCTTCTAACACAATGGACATGGGACTTTGAAACCAACACCGATCATCCTTATTTTCCTTCCCAAGGAAGCTACCATTGCGGATGCACCACCAAGGATAAATGCTTCAAATCAATTTTAAGAACCATAGATTGGGTTACTTCTCTAACAATATGCAGATGGTTTTTTGAG aaaaCAATTTGCAAGAACTTAATTTCTTCAAGTAAAGGCCCTGAATCTTATTTTAGCCAACTGAAGGATTTGTGGTGGATTGATTGTTCAATGACGAGACACAATATCGATGTCTTACTCTGCTTTCTAAAGCTTTGTCCTAACGTGGAAAGACTCTATGTCACT TGGTTGATGAAAACTTGCAGATGGATCCTAAATGTTATAATTTAA
- the LOC107960086 gene encoding F-box protein At2g39490 isoform X1, whose amino-acid sequence MYVTERTSTIGEKIGTKSKIKKKNRERKQDRSAMEQLNSEPQDHISCFPDDILFRIISFLPFESAVHTTFLSKQWKDLWKKNLILNTTMEDIVVTILNLVYDFSELHPSKNKWGLQFNLVQDRLLFVSITPNRTLHLDFSPAEQEFPASFDWLLPLRLPSAYKPDEMIMKLNPPLSLYAQIKIKTLYLISVSHLSSKAVTCLVSNLPFLESLIIEKCNGVQSLVVQDAGVLQKLIVLDCPQLQTLSFQGPHLGCFQYRGNLVSFRLKGCCGCSDIDIYSQYTCECGIYLEDVMLDLRQGLLTQWTWDFETNTDHPYFPSQGSYHCGCTTKDKCFKSILRTIDWVTSLTICRWFFEKTICKNLISSSKGPESYFSQLKDLWWIDCSMTRHNIDVLLCFLKLCPNVERLYVTMDPKCYNLTSSIPENFLAIVGAPENLNGLKVVKLEGFFGEQMETFVARRLVPLFGENNPVIISKSYGKSLKHLVKVDKLENKATYSYKFKMVENVDEKILDHIHMNL is encoded by the exons ATGTATGTAACTGAAAGAACCTCTACAATTGGAGAAAAAATAGGGACCAAAAGCAAGATTAAGAAGAAGAATCGAGAGAGAAAACAGGATCGCTCTGCAATGGAACAACT GAACTCTGAACCTCAAGATCACATCAGTTGTTTTCCGGATGACATTCTTTTCCGAATCATTAGCTTCCTCCCTTTTGAATCAGCTGTACACACCACTTTCCTTTCGAAACAATGGAAAGACCTTTGGAAAAAGAATTTGATACTTAATACAACCATGGAAGATATTGTTGTTACTATACTCAATCTTGTTTATGATTTTTCTGAACTTCATCCATCAAAAAACAAGTGGGGATTACAATTTAACCTTGTCCAAGATAGGCTTCTCTTTGTTTCCATTACACCTAATAGAACACTTCATCTTGATTTCTCCCCTGCTGAACAAGAATTTCCAGCTTCATTTGATTGGCTTTTGCCATTGAGACTTCCATCAGCTTATAAGCCTGATGAGATGATAATGAAGTTAAATCCCCCATTGTCTTTATATgcacaaatcaaaataaaaacccTTTATCTAATTTCAGTAAGCCATCTCTCTAGCAAAGCAGTTACTTGTCTGGTGTCAAATCTCCCATTTCTTGAGAGCTTGATCATTGAAAAGTGTAATGGAGTACAATCGTTAGTTGTACAAGATGCTGGTGTTCTTCAGAAGTTAATAGTCTTGGACTGCCCCCAATTACAAACTCTTAGTTTTCAGGGTCCTCATTTAGGGTGCTTCCAATATAGAGGCAACTTAGTCTCCTTTCGGTTGAAAGGATGCTGCGGATGCTCTGACATTGACATATATTCTCAGTATACATGCGAATGTGGAATATACCTGGAAGATGTCATGCTTGATCTCAGACAAGGTCTTCTAACACAATGGACATGGGACTTTGAAACCAACACCGATCATCCTTATTTTCCTTCCCAAGGAAGCTACCATTGCGGATGCACCACCAAGGATAAATGCTTCAAATCAATTTTAAGAACCATAGATTGGGTTACTTCTCTAACAATATGCAGATGGTTTTTTGAG aaaaCAATTTGCAAGAACTTAATTTCTTCAAGTAAAGGCCCTGAATCTTATTTTAGCCAACTGAAGGATTTGTGGTGGATTGATTGTTCAATGACGAGACACAATATCGATGTCTTACTCTGCTTTCTAAAGCTTTGTCCTAACGTGGAAAGACTCTATGTCACT ATGGATCCTAAATGTTATAATTTAACTAGCAGTATCCCTGAAAATTTCTTAGCCATAGTTGGTGCTCCTGAAAATCTCAATGGTCTCAAGGTTGTGAAACTAGAGGGATTTTTCGGGGAGCAAATGGAGACTTTCGTGGCAAGGCGATTGGTACCATTATTCGGAGAGAATAATCCAGTaatcatatcaaaatcatatGGGAAAAGTTTGAAGCATCTGGTGAAAGTAGACAAGTTGGAGAACAAAGCAACGTATTCTTACAAGTTCAAAATGGTTGAAAATGTTGATGAAAAAATTCTAGATCATATTCatatgaacctttaa
- the LOC107961039 gene encoding uncharacterized protein, with the protein MKSAPHVFDGENYQAWAIRIQAYIEGYDYWEAADEEYDVTPLPDNPTMNQIKMHDERTTRKAKDYLKAQYQGDERIKSMKVLISIREFERLQMKESESIKEYSDKMIDISDKVRVLGTDFSDSRLVHKILVSMPKKYEATIASFDNTKDLTQFRVVELISGLQA; encoded by the exons ATGAAATCAGCCCCACATGTGTTTGATGGAGAGAATTATCAAGCATGGGCCATCAGAATACAAGCATACATCGAAGGTTATGATTATTGGGAAGCTGCTGACGAAGAATATGATGTGACTCCACTTCCCGACAATCCAACTATGAACCAGATCAAAATGCACGATGAGAGAACCACCAGGAAGGCTAAG GACTACCTCAAAGCTCAGTATCAAGGAGATGAGAGGATCAAGAGCATGAAGGTGTTGATCTCGATTAGAGAATTCGAGAGGCTACAAATGAAGGAGTCTGAGTCAATCAAAGAATACTCAGACAAGATGATAGATATTTCCGACAAGGTAAGAGTTCTTGGGACTGATTTCTCTGATTCTAGATTGGTGCATAAGATACTTGTCTCTATGCCTAAGAAATATGAAGCAACTATTGCCTCTTTTGACAACACTAAGGACTTGACTCAATTCAGAGTAGTAGAGTTGATCAGTGGTTTACAAGCataa